From a region of the Agrobacterium tumefaciens genome:
- a CDS encoding YcjX family protein: MPPSFTSLTDSALVALDNLADRASTLTHPTLRLGVTGLSRAGKTVFISSLVHNLLNGGRLPLFEAMRSGRVSNARLEPQPDDAIPRFQYEDHIQALVRDRLWPDSTRAISELRITLDYQSASGWGRWFSPGKLSIDIVDYPGEWLLDLPLLSQDYKSFSDSTVALAKTGVRAELAREWLAIASSLDLNAPADEMTARRLAESFSAYLKACKSDERSLSTLPPGRFLMPGDLEGSPALTFAPLPGLTDEKAAKGSLRAMMERRYDAYKSIVVKPFFREHFARLDRQIVLIDTLQAVNRGPEAVQDLERALGDVLACFRPGTNSLLSSLLGRRIDKVLIAATKADHLHHESHDRLERLTRRLVDRAITTIGMSGAGIEVMALASVRATKEASIRQDGHNLPVIVGTPIAGETINGETFDGNRKTAIFPGDLPDDPEPLFRSIDVDGDKATLPDVNVVRFRPPAVDEPGSGGIRLSVPHIRLDRAMQFLFGDKLA, encoded by the coding sequence TTGCCGCCTTCATTTACGTCCCTGACTGACAGCGCGCTCGTCGCTTTGGACAATCTGGCCGACCGTGCAAGCACCCTCACCCACCCGACCCTGAGGCTTGGCGTGACCGGTCTTTCAAGAGCCGGCAAGACGGTGTTCATCTCTTCGCTGGTCCATAACCTGCTGAATGGCGGCCGCCTGCCGCTGTTCGAAGCGATGCGGTCCGGCCGTGTTTCCAATGCGCGGCTGGAGCCGCAGCCCGACGACGCCATTCCGCGCTTTCAGTATGAAGATCACATTCAGGCGCTGGTGCGCGACCGGTTGTGGCCCGACTCGACCCGCGCGATCTCCGAACTGCGCATTACGCTCGATTACCAGAGCGCAAGCGGCTGGGGCCGCTGGTTTTCTCCGGGCAAACTTTCCATCGACATCGTCGATTATCCCGGTGAATGGCTGCTGGACCTGCCGTTGCTTTCGCAGGACTACAAGAGTTTCAGCGACAGCACAGTGGCGCTGGCCAAGACGGGGGTGCGTGCCGAACTGGCGCGTGAATGGCTGGCGATCGCCTCTTCGCTCGATCTCAACGCACCGGCAGACGAAATGACGGCGCGGCGACTTGCCGAAAGCTTTTCCGCCTATCTCAAGGCCTGCAAATCCGACGAACGCTCGCTTTCCACCCTGCCACCCGGCCGCTTCCTGATGCCCGGCGATCTGGAGGGATCACCGGCGCTGACCTTTGCGCCGCTGCCGGGCCTGACAGATGAAAAGGCTGCGAAGGGTTCGCTGCGCGCCATGATGGAACGGCGTTACGACGCCTATAAATCGATTGTCGTCAAACCATTCTTCCGCGAGCACTTTGCCCGCCTCGACCGGCAGATCGTGCTGATCGACACGCTGCAGGCCGTCAATCGCGGTCCCGAGGCGGTGCAGGATCTGGAACGGGCGCTCGGCGACGTGCTGGCCTGCTTCCGGCCGGGCACCAACAGCCTGTTGTCGTCCCTGCTGGGCCGACGCATCGACAAGGTGCTGATTGCCGCCACCAAGGCCGACCATCTGCACCACGAAAGCCACGACCGGCTGGAGCGACTGACGCGCCGCCTTGTCGACCGTGCGATCACCACCATCGGCATGAGCGGCGCCGGCATCGAGGTGATGGCGCTTGCCTCGGTGCGCGCCACCAAGGAAGCGAGTATTCGCCAGGATGGCCATAATCTGCCCGTGATCGTCGGCACGCCAATTGCCGGAGAAACGATCAACGGCGAAACCTTCGACGGCAATCGCAAGACGGCTATTTTCCCCGGCGACCTGCCCGATGATCCCGAACCGCTGTTTCGCAGCATCGATGTGGACGGTGACAAGGCAACGCTGCCGGATGTCAACGTGGTGCGGTTTCGCCCACCCGCAGTCGACGAACCCGGTAGCGGCGGCATCCGGCTTTCCGTACCGCATATCCGGCTCGACCGCGCCATGCAGTTCCTTTTCGGAGACAAGCTCGCATGA
- the dksA gene encoding RNA polymerase-binding protein DksA — MSEKIDLSSYVLSESDEFMNVNQRAYFRAKLIAWKNDILREARETLGHLAEESANHPDLADRASSETDRAIELRARDRQRKLISKIDAALQRIDDGTYGYCEETGEPIGLKRLDARPIATLSIEAQERHERREKVYRDE, encoded by the coding sequence TTGAGTGAGAAGATCGATCTTAGCAGCTATGTACTCTCGGAATCCGATGAGTTCATGAACGTCAATCAGCGGGCGTACTTTCGAGCGAAGCTGATTGCATGGAAGAACGACATCCTGAGAGAAGCGCGCGAGACGCTAGGCCATCTCGCGGAGGAAAGCGCCAATCATCCGGATCTTGCGGACAGGGCGTCTTCCGAAACAGACCGGGCAATCGAACTTCGTGCCCGTGACCGTCAGCGCAAGCTGATTTCCAAGATCGATGCCGCGCTCCAGCGCATTGACGACGGCACTTACGGATATTGCGAAGAAACCGGCGAGCCTATCGGACTGAAACGTCTGGATGCGCGACCGATCGCAACTCTGTCGATCGAGGCGCAGGAGCGTCACGAGCGTCGTGAGAAGGTCTACCGCGACGAGTAA
- a CDS encoding flagellar biosynthesis protein FliO, which produces MMDDFIGTYGNNLIVAVVGVGVALLLLAIALWIIRRRSGSAPFIRGGRNRQPRLQVLDATAVDARRRLVLVRRDNVEHLVMIGGPTDIVIESGIGAIPIVKEVSEPEELPLKSLPRQENETKAQENAIQQERREALPQQSPAPSIAAAPILQTEEPAKRPLRAEPAAPVARAPAAATPQPPRPAPVPRDVPPAPRPAPPVVARDIPRPAPQQTPQPAPAAPPAAAPAPVSSPVASAPVTAAARPAPDVATPVRPPVAVQAAAALPLAAAVIDTPAQSAEPKQVDAPVVSIAPQPVVTVETEAPHPAALFTAREAVIDQSSAADFLDAARERVLPTLTQPAPSMDRQDAVVVASDAEPKFSDDLASDFESFLEAEIAKGQDAAATASNDATPAPKAPVKAEIVEPPMTGATPDKDMQKEMARIFGELSVTRDR; this is translated from the coding sequence ATGATGGACGATTTTATCGGCACCTATGGAAACAATCTGATCGTCGCCGTCGTCGGCGTCGGTGTTGCATTGCTTCTTCTGGCAATCGCGCTGTGGATCATTCGTAGACGCAGCGGTTCGGCGCCGTTCATTCGCGGCGGTCGAAACCGCCAGCCGCGCCTGCAGGTGCTTGATGCGACGGCGGTCGATGCGCGTCGCAGGCTGGTGCTGGTGCGCCGTGACAATGTCGAGCATCTGGTCATGATTGGTGGACCGACGGACATCGTCATCGAAAGCGGTATCGGAGCGATCCCGATCGTCAAGGAAGTGAGCGAGCCCGAAGAACTGCCGCTGAAGTCGCTGCCTCGCCAGGAAAACGAGACGAAAGCGCAGGAGAATGCGATCCAGCAGGAACGCCGCGAAGCCCTGCCGCAGCAGTCTCCGGCACCCTCCATTGCTGCTGCACCGATTCTCCAGACCGAAGAACCGGCCAAACGCCCATTGAGGGCAGAGCCTGCAGCACCCGTGGCCCGCGCGCCCGCAGCGGCAACGCCGCAGCCGCCACGCCCGGCGCCTGTTCCGCGCGATGTACCGCCTGCTCCGCGTCCCGCGCCACCGGTTGTCGCGCGCGACATTCCGCGCCCTGCTCCGCAGCAAACCCCGCAACCGGCTCCTGCCGCACCCCCCGCGGCTGCGCCAGCACCCGTTTCGTCTCCGGTCGCATCGGCACCGGTAACGGCCGCTGCCCGGCCTGCACCGGACGTGGCGACACCTGTTCGCCCGCCCGTCGCCGTTCAGGCCGCCGCCGCCCTGCCGCTCGCAGCCGCAGTGATCGATACGCCTGCGCAGAGCGCGGAGCCGAAGCAGGTGGATGCACCTGTCGTTTCGATCGCGCCGCAGCCAGTGGTCACGGTCGAGACGGAAGCGCCACACCCAGCCGCACTGTTTACAGCGCGTGAAGCGGTTATCGACCAGTCCAGCGCCGCCGATTTTCTCGATGCGGCGCGCGAGCGCGTGCTTCCGACACTGACGCAGCCGGCCCCCTCGATGGACAGGCAGGACGCCGTCGTCGTTGCCTCCGACGCCGAGCCGAAGTTTTCCGACGATCTGGCCAGCGACTTCGAGAGCTTTCTCGAGGCGGAAATTGCCAAGGGCCAGGATGCGGCAGCAACCGCGTCCAATGACGCCACCCCAGCACCGAAAGCACCTGTAAAAGCCGAGATCGTCGAACCGCCGATGACGGGTGCCACGCCTGACAAGGACATGCAGAAGGAAATGGCGCGTATCTTCGGTGAGCTTTCCGTCACCCGTGATCGCTGA
- a CDS encoding response regulator, with translation MTRVRQPSDNDLPLVDRRARSGTVLRILLLALVLVAAAAAFVYFKDSLENEIVLGILGVLAMMGIFFLVSSIIGFIEVMPQSRSDGLARRFLSAHPDGTLITDAKGRMVYANATYCRMTGTTKASDIQSLETLLSRSRESTEALYRLINLLREGRDGYEEFRLLKPLSENATNGGPHWYRLKGRVLKDAGDEDLHVFQIADITPEREDQERFFRELQNAIDYLDHAPAGFFSAGRKGEIVYLNATLSEWLGIDLAQFSPGSMTVSDIVAGEGMALIESVQPQNNAKRTEILDLDMRRVNGQSMPARLVHQVTAQDGAPGESRTIVLMRPKGHEDAESSSAMRFTRFFNNTPMAIASLDGEGRILRINAPFLKMFSGVVGRDDIDRGIAFETVINDTEKTRLKDALAEARDRQGDIAPFDSRHPTDEGRHFRFYVNAVIDQDDEAPEEIAIVYAIEVTEQKALETQMAQTQKMNAVGTLAGGIAHDFNNVLTAILLSSDHLLLQARPADPSFADLMEIKRNANRAAVLVRQLLAFSRKQTMRPAVLNLTDVIGDLRMLVDRLISGTNVKLEVDYGRDLWPVKTDLSQFEQVLINLCVNARDAMPNGGKITIRTRNVEAQEAAALARPDIPAEDMVMVEVADNGTGIPPEIMDKIFEPFFTTKEVGKGTGLGLSMVYGIVKQSGGYIYPESEVGKGTAFRILLPRHVVEAVQPGALASEAVAAPVAAVEAAKEEPLDLTGKSAVVLLVEDEEAVRRGGKRMLETRGYTVHEAGSGTEALDVMEELGGKVDIVVSDVVMPEMDGPSLLRELRKSHPDLKFIFVSGYAEDAFAKNLPADAKFGFLPKPFSLKQLAVAVREMLDNKD, from the coding sequence ATGACACGGGTGCGCCAGCCAAGCGACAACGACCTTCCTTTGGTGGACAGGCGTGCCCGGTCCGGCACGGTTCTGCGAATCCTGTTGCTGGCGCTTGTGCTGGTCGCCGCTGCCGCAGCCTTCGTCTATTTCAAGGATTCGCTGGAAAACGAGATCGTGCTCGGCATTCTCGGCGTGCTGGCCATGATGGGGATATTCTTCCTCGTCTCGTCGATCATCGGCTTTATCGAGGTCATGCCGCAGTCGCGCTCCGATGGTCTGGCCCGCCGTTTCCTCTCCGCTCATCCGGATGGAACGCTGATTACTGATGCCAAGGGCCGGATGGTCTATGCCAACGCCACCTATTGCCGCATGACCGGCACGACCAAGGCGAGCGACATTCAGAGCCTGGAAACCCTGCTGTCGCGCAGCCGGGAATCGACCGAGGCGCTTTATCGCCTGATCAATCTTCTGCGGGAAGGCCGCGACGGTTACGAGGAGTTCCGGCTTCTGAAGCCGTTGAGCGAAAACGCCACCAATGGCGGACCGCACTGGTATCGCCTGAAGGGCCGCGTGCTCAAGGATGCCGGTGACGAAGACCTGCATGTCTTCCAGATCGCCGATATCACCCCCGAGCGCGAAGACCAGGAACGGTTCTTCCGTGAACTGCAGAACGCCATCGATTATCTCGACCATGCGCCGGCCGGTTTCTTCTCTGCCGGCCGCAAGGGCGAAATCGTCTATCTGAATGCCACGCTGTCGGAATGGCTGGGCATCGATCTTGCGCAGTTCTCACCGGGGTCCATGACCGTTTCGGATATCGTCGCGGGCGAAGGCATGGCTTTGATCGAATCGGTCCAGCCACAGAACAACGCCAAGCGCACTGAAATCCTCGATCTCGACATGCGCCGCGTCAACGGCCAGAGCATGCCCGCCCGTCTCGTGCATCAGGTGACAGCTCAGGATGGTGCGCCGGGTGAAAGCCGAACCATCGTTCTGATGCGTCCGAAGGGGCATGAAGACGCCGAATCGTCTTCGGCGATGCGCTTCACGCGTTTCTTCAACAACACGCCGATGGCGATTGCCTCGCTGGACGGTGAAGGCCGCATTCTTCGGATCAATGCGCCGTTCCTCAAGATGTTCTCGGGCGTTGTCGGCCGTGACGACATCGATCGCGGCATCGCGTTCGAAACGGTCATCAATGATACCGAGAAGACACGCCTCAAGGATGCGCTGGCCGAGGCGAGGGATCGCCAGGGCGATATCGCGCCGTTCGATTCCCGCCATCCGACTGACGAGGGCCGCCATTTCCGTTTCTACGTCAATGCGGTGATCGACCAGGACGATGAAGCGCCGGAAGAAATCGCTATCGTCTACGCCATCGAAGTGACCGAGCAGAAGGCGCTTGAGACACAGATGGCACAGACGCAGAAAATGAATGCGGTCGGTACGCTGGCGGGCGGTATTGCGCACGACTTCAACAACGTTCTGACGGCGATCCTGCTGTCGTCAGACCACCTGCTGCTGCAGGCGCGTCCGGCCGATCCGAGCTTTGCCGACCTGATGGAAATCAAGCGCAACGCCAACCGCGCCGCGGTTCTGGTGCGCCAGCTCCTGGCCTTCTCGCGCAAGCAGACCATGCGTCCGGCGGTTCTCAATCTGACCGATGTGATCGGCGATCTGCGCATGCTGGTCGATCGATTGATCTCGGGTACCAATGTCAAGCTGGAAGTCGATTACGGCCGCGATCTCTGGCCGGTGAAGACCGACCTGTCGCAGTTCGAGCAGGTGCTTATCAACCTCTGCGTCAACGCGCGTGACGCGATGCCGAATGGCGGCAAGATCACCATTCGAACCCGCAACGTCGAGGCGCAGGAAGCGGCCGCACTCGCGCGTCCGGATATTCCGGCAGAAGACATGGTCATGGTTGAAGTTGCCGATAATGGTACCGGCATTCCGCCCGAAATCATGGACAAGATTTTCGAGCCGTTCTTCACGACCAAGGAAGTGGGCAAGGGCACCGGCCTCGGCCTTTCGATGGTCTACGGCATCGTCAAGCAGTCCGGCGGTTACATCTATCCGGAATCGGAAGTGGGCAAGGGAACTGCGTTCCGCATCCTGCTGCCGCGCCATGTGGTCGAAGCGGTTCAGCCGGGCGCACTGGCATCCGAAGCCGTGGCCGCACCTGTTGCAGCGGTGGAAGCGGCCAAGGAAGAGCCTCTTGATCTGACTGGCAAGTCTGCCGTCGTTCTTCTCGTTGAAGACGAGGAAGCGGTGCGGCGCGGCGGAAAGCGCATGCTGGAAACGCGTGGTTATACTGTCCATGAGGCCGGTTCGGGCACCGAAGCGCTTGATGTGATGGAGGAGCTGGGCGGCAAGGTGGACATCGTCGTCTCCGACGTGGTGATGCCGGAAATGGATGGCCCGTCGCTGCTGCGTGAGCTGCGCAAGTCTCACCCAGATCTGAAATTCATCTTCGTTTCGGGTTACGCGGAAGATGCCTTTGCCAAGAACCTGCCGGCCGACGCCAAGTTCGGCTTCCTGCCAAAGCCCTTCTCGTTGAAGCAACTCGCCGTTGCTGTGCGGGAAATGCTCGACAACAAGGACTGA
- the clpS gene encoding ATP-dependent Clp protease adapter ClpS: MIAKPIYMQGEGEGEGDGSNRGTSVITRVKPKTKRPNLYRVLLLNDDYTPMEFVIHILERFFQKDREAATRIMLHVHQHGVGECGVFTYEVAETKVSQVMDFARQHQHPLQCVMEKK, from the coding sequence ATGATCGCTAAGCCGATCTATATGCAGGGCGAAGGCGAAGGGGAGGGCGACGGTTCCAACCGTGGAACGTCCGTTATCACCCGCGTTAAACCTAAGACGAAAAGACCAAATCTGTACCGTGTTCTTTTGCTGAATGACGACTATACTCCAATGGAATTCGTCATTCACATTCTGGAGCGTTTTTTCCAGAAGGATCGCGAAGCAGCAACCCGCATCATGCTGCATGTCCATCAGCATGGGGTGGGGGAATGCGGAGTGTTTACATATGAGGTCGCAGAGACGAAAGTAAGCCAGGTCATGGATTTCGCCCGACAGCACCAGCATCCGCTGCAGTGCGTCATGGAAAAGAAATGA
- the clpA gene encoding ATP-dependent Clp protease ATP-binding subunit ClpA, giving the protein MPTFSPSLEKALHQALTFANERHHEYATLEHLLLALIDDADAAAVMAACNVNLDALRKTVSDYVDNELANLVTGYDEDSKPTSGFQRVIQRAVIHVQSSGREEVTGANVLVAIFAERESHAAYFLQEQEMTRYDAVNYISHGIGKRPGTSQTRTPRGTEETEGENKATRNNNQEEEGPSSKKQQDALKAYCVNLNEKARNGKIDPLIGRHEEVNRTIQILCRRSKNNPLYVGDPGVGKTAIAEGLAKRIVEGKVPEALKNDTIFSLDMGTLLAGTRYRGDFEERLKQVVKELEEFPGAVLFIDEIHTVIGAGATSGGAMDASNLLKPALSSGAIRCIGSTTYKEYRQFFEKDRALVRRFQKIDVNEPSIDDAIEIMKGLKPYFEDYHHLRYSNEAIKAAVELSARYISDRKLPDKAIDVIDETGAAQMLLPASKRRKLITEREIEATIATMARIPPKTVSKDDEMVLANLEQELRSVVYGQDTAIEALSTAIKLARAGLREPNKPIGSYVFSGPTGVGKTEVAKQLASSLGVEMLRFDMSEYMERHTVSRLLGAPPGYVGFDQGGLLTDGVDQHPHSVVLLDEIEKAHPDIYNILLQVMDHGSLTDHNGKKIDFRNVILIMTTNAGASEMQKSAIGFGSSRRTGEDEEAINRLFTPEFRNRLDAIIPFSPLPTAVIHKVVQKFVMQLETQLSERNVTFDLHEDAVSWLAEKGYDEKMGARPLSRVIQENIKKPLANEILFGKLKKGGVVSVTVGKKEDGTDGLILEVLPETAPVKPKPEAELKAAKSPAKTAKGKSKSASKAAKAEQADVLTLDADKSEDTQSPRRKANAVPKVPKKK; this is encoded by the coding sequence GTGCCAACTTTTTCCCCAAGTCTCGAGAAGGCGCTGCACCAGGCACTGACCTTTGCAAATGAGCGTCACCACGAATATGCGACGCTTGAACATCTTCTTCTGGCGCTGATCGATGATGCGGACGCAGCCGCCGTTATGGCCGCTTGCAATGTAAATCTCGATGCGCTGCGCAAGACCGTCAGCGACTACGTCGATAATGAGCTTGCCAATCTGGTGACCGGTTACGATGAAGACTCCAAGCCGACTTCCGGCTTCCAGCGGGTCATTCAGCGGGCGGTCATTCATGTCCAGTCTTCCGGTCGCGAGGAAGTGACCGGCGCCAACGTGCTCGTCGCCATTTTCGCCGAGCGCGAAAGCCACGCTGCCTACTTCCTGCAGGAGCAGGAAATGACCCGTTACGACGCGGTCAACTACATTTCGCACGGTATCGGCAAACGCCCGGGCACGTCGCAGACGCGCACCCCGCGTGGCACCGAGGAAACCGAAGGCGAAAACAAGGCCACCCGCAACAACAATCAGGAAGAAGAAGGTCCTTCTTCCAAGAAGCAGCAGGATGCTCTCAAGGCTTACTGCGTCAACCTCAATGAAAAGGCCCGCAACGGCAAGATCGATCCGCTGATCGGTCGCCATGAAGAGGTCAACCGCACGATCCAGATCCTGTGCCGCCGTTCCAAGAACAACCCGCTTTACGTGGGTGATCCAGGCGTCGGTAAAACGGCAATTGCCGAAGGTCTGGCAAAGCGTATCGTTGAAGGCAAGGTTCCCGAAGCGCTGAAGAACGACACGATCTTCTCGCTCGACATGGGCACGCTTCTGGCTGGCACCCGCTATCGCGGTGATTTCGAAGAACGTCTGAAGCAGGTCGTCAAGGAACTCGAAGAGTTTCCGGGTGCGGTTCTGTTCATCGACGAAATTCACACCGTTATCGGTGCAGGCGCCACGTCCGGTGGGGCCATGGATGCTTCGAACCTGCTGAAGCCGGCGCTGTCGTCGGGTGCGATCCGTTGCATCGGTTCGACCACCTACAAGGAATATCGCCAGTTCTTCGAAAAGGACCGCGCGCTGGTGCGTCGTTTCCAGAAGATCGACGTCAACGAGCCTTCCATCGATGATGCCATCGAGATCATGAAGGGCCTTAAGCCCTATTTCGAGGACTACCATCACCTCAGATATTCCAATGAGGCGATCAAGGCGGCAGTCGAGCTTTCGGCACGGTATATCTCCGACCGCAAGCTGCCGGACAAGGCCATCGACGTGATCGATGAAACCGGTGCCGCACAGATGCTGCTGCCGGCTTCCAAGCGTCGCAAGCTGATTACCGAACGGGAAATCGAAGCCACGATCGCCACCATGGCCCGCATCCCGCCGAAAACGGTGTCCAAGGACGACGAGATGGTGCTTGCCAATCTCGAGCAGGAACTGCGTTCGGTCGTTTATGGTCAGGACACCGCCATCGAGGCGCTGTCGACGGCCATCAAGCTGGCGCGCGCCGGTCTTCGCGAACCAAACAAGCCGATTGGCTCCTATGTCTTCTCCGGCCCTACCGGCGTCGGCAAGACGGAAGTCGCCAAGCAGCTTGCCTCGTCGCTTGGCGTGGAAATGCTGCGCTTCGACATGTCGGAATACATGGAGCGGCACACGGTTTCGCGCCTGCTCGGTGCACCTCCCGGTTACGTCGGCTTCGACCAGGGCGGTCTGTTGACCGATGGCGTCGATCAGCATCCGCACTCCGTTGTTCTGCTCGACGAAATCGAGAAGGCGCATCCGGATATCTACAACATTCTGTTGCAGGTCATGGATCACGGCTCGCTGACCGACCATAACGGCAAGAAGATCGACTTCCGCAACGTCATCCTGATCATGACGACCAATGCGGGCGCGTCCGAAATGCAGAAGTCGGCCATCGGCTTCGGTTCGTCTCGCCGCACGGGTGAGGATGAAGAGGCGATCAACCGCCTGTTCACGCCGGAATTCCGCAACCGTCTGGATGCGATCATTCCGTTCTCGCCGCTGCCGACCGCTGTCATCCACAAGGTCGTGCAGAAGTTCGTCATGCAGCTCGAAACGCAGCTTTCCGAACGGAACGTTACGTTCGACCTGCACGAAGATGCCGTGTCCTGGCTGGCGGAAAAGGGTTACGACGAGAAGATGGGCGCCCGTCCATTGTCCCGCGTGATCCAGGAAAACATCAAGAAGCCGCTCGCCAACGAAATCCTCTTCGGCAAGCTGAAGAAGGGCGGTGTCGTCAGCGTCACCGTTGGCAAGAAGGAAGACGGAACCGATGGCTTGATCCTCGAGGTGTTGCCGGAAACGGCACCCGTCAAGCCAAAGCCGGAAGCGGAACTGAAGGCTGCCAAGTCGCCGGCCAAAACGGCGAAGGGCAAGTCAAAGTCTGCCTCCAAGGCGGCCAAGGCCGAACAGGCCGATGTGCTGACGCTCGACGCGGACAAGTCGGAAGACACTCAAAGTCCGCGCCGCAAGGCGAACGCGGTTCCGAAGGTTCCGAAAAAGAAGTGA
- a CDS encoding AzlC family ABC transporter permease, with protein MQSESDQVSLGHWFLRGMRGIFSLPSFILMTSFVGFSAFALESGVTRGEAVFMTLMIWALPAKMILIGSLVGGANLAACFLAVTLSSVRMMPMVASIVPEMRGAKTPTWLLLFLSHFVAITAWVFATQNLSNVPREGRAAWFAGFGMTLTLVNTLIVGLCYGVVAAFPPLVAGVLFFLTPVYFIASIWASARHSVVKVAFVVGVIAGPLFAVITPEFDILYAGIGGGTFAYLVDRFLFRRKIVPVSPEGEP; from the coding sequence ATGCAATCCGAAAGCGATCAGGTTTCCCTCGGTCACTGGTTCCTCCGGGGCATGAGGGGTATTTTTTCCCTGCCGTCCTTCATCCTCATGACGTCCTTTGTCGGCTTCAGCGCCTTTGCGCTGGAATCGGGTGTCACCAGGGGCGAAGCCGTGTTCATGACGCTGATGATCTGGGCTTTGCCGGCCAAGATGATCCTGATCGGCTCCCTGGTCGGCGGCGCCAATCTCGCCGCCTGCTTTCTGGCGGTGACGCTCTCATCGGTCAGAATGATGCCGATGGTGGCCTCGATCGTTCCGGAAATGCGCGGCGCCAAAACCCCGACCTGGCTGTTGCTGTTCCTGTCGCATTTCGTCGCCATCACCGCCTGGGTTTTTGCCACGCAAAATCTCTCGAACGTGCCGCGCGAGGGCCGTGCCGCCTGGTTTGCGGGCTTCGGCATGACGCTCACCCTCGTCAACACGCTGATCGTCGGCCTTTGCTACGGTGTCGTCGCGGCCTTCCCGCCTCTGGTGGCTGGCGTACTGTTCTTCCTGACGCCGGTCTATTTCATCGCTTCCATCTGGGCCTCGGCCCGTCACTCCGTCGTCAAGGTCGCCTTTGTGGTGGGCGTCATTGCCGGGCCGTTATTCGCGGTCATCACACCGGAGTTCGATATTCTCTATGCCGGGATTGGTGGTGGCACCTTCGCCTATCTGGTCGATCGCTTTCTCTTTCGCCGCAAGATCGTGCCGGTCTCGCCGGAAGGAGAACCGTGA
- a CDS encoding AzlD domain-containing protein — protein sequence MMTDQWWAPYVFIAIAGWLATDLWRWLGVLAGNRLKEDSEALSWVRAVATALVMAVTAKLIVFPTGSLEASPVWLRVGAAALGFATFLAAGQRVLVGVAAPVIFLAAGLFMLGFGV from the coding sequence GTGATGACCGATCAATGGTGGGCGCCTTACGTCTTCATCGCCATTGCCGGATGGCTGGCAACCGATCTCTGGCGCTGGCTCGGCGTTCTCGCCGGCAACCGGCTGAAGGAGGATTCGGAGGCTTTGTCGTGGGTGAGGGCGGTCGCCACAGCCCTCGTCATGGCCGTCACCGCCAAGCTGATTGTTTTTCCGACCGGCTCGCTTGAGGCGTCGCCTGTCTGGCTAAGGGTCGGCGCCGCCGCGCTCGGCTTCGCCACCTTCCTTGCCGCCGGTCAACGCGTTCTGGTCGGTGTGGCAGCCCCCGTTATTTTTCTGGCTGCGGGGCTGTTTATGCTGGGTTTTGGTGTCTGA